GGAAAATTCATGTCATTTTTATTTTATTTGCTCCTCACTCTTTTTTTAATCGTTGCATTCCTTTTATCATTTGTGGTGCTGATTCAGGAGAGCAAAAGTATGGGACTGGGATCAGCTTTTGGGTCAGATAACGGCTCCTCCGTATTTGGGACGGCTACGGCTGACGTTCTAAAAAGTTTTACGGGTTGGATGGCAGTTGTCTTTGCTTCCTTGTGTATTATTCTTTCAATCTGGTCCGCCGCAGGAACTCAAAACTATATGCCTGTGCCTACTGTTATTGAGCAAGCAAGTGGGGAGTAGTTCTGTGGTCAAACTTCCTCTTTGTTATTTTGGCCACCCGGTGCTCCGCAAAAAATGTGCTGAGCTCAAAGAGATAACAGATGAAATTAGAACATTGGTGGATAATCTAAAAGAGACTATTTCGCCTCCTTACGATGTCGGAATTTCTGCCCCACAGGTTGGCAAGCCTATCCGTCTCTTCATCACAAATGTCATTGGCGAAGATGAGAACTGGCACCCCCTTTTTGGTGAGCCTCAAGTCTTTATTAATCCGGTCCTCTCTGATCCGAGCGACACTCGCATCTGTGTTCCGGAAGGATGTTTGTCGATCCCGGGTGTTTATGGCGATGTTTGGCGTCCTGAATCTATTACGATTGAAGCCATGGATATCGAGGGCAATCTCTTCAAAGAAAGGGCAACAGGCTACCGTGCCCGCGTGATCATGCATGAAAATGATCATATTAACGGCGTCCTTTTTATTGATCGACTCGATCCCAAAGATCGACGCCGCATCGAACACAGCCTTCAAGCGATCAAACGCAAATACCGCTCTTAGAGATGAGTTAAAAACTAATCAGCGACAATCCAAATGAAACTTGTTTGTTGTCGGTCATTTGCATATAGGAAAGGCGAAACTTCCAATGCGATGTGATCATGCGATAAAGGTCAATTCGATATTCCATATAGGAGGGTTGATTGCGCCGTCCCCATCCGGTGTGAGACTCAAATTGGAGTGTCCAGTTAGGGGGGATATTGAGTTGAGTGCGCACTAAAAACAAATTCCTCTGATCGGAAATGGGCGTGTTGATGAGCTCGCTCGCAGGCCTTGTGACATCGAGGATAAAGTTTTCCTCATTATCCTTGCGGTAGTAATATTTCGAACGATGTAAAAAGTCGAGGCCGATTGCAAAATACTCATTAAGTGTCCATTTAACACCAAGATTGGCTTTGTCATAGAGTTTTTCTTGGTTGTTATAAATCACATCTCCCGTCAGTGAGAGTCTTGGAAAGTGAAGGGCGATATGCGATCCGATTTTTGCAAATTTTCCCGTGAGCTGGGGCGTATCAAAAAAGCGGTAGGCAAAAACATCCAAAAGAAAGCGGGGTGATCCCGGCATATCAGAAGTGTATAAAGTATTTTCAAGGCCAATTTTCAGTTCATTGATCCGCTCATACCCATCTCTCAAATCAAAAATATAATGATTGCGTTGTTTCATGGGGCGCAGGCTTTCATATTTAGCATAGGGTTTTACAAAGTGGTGCAGCGACTTGAAGTGGCGTGTGAGTGTTGTCGATCCTTGAATTCCATAGGTGAGCAAGTTTTCAATAATCGATTGGTCCTGAGGGGTTTTGCTGTAAAGAATGCCGCGGTATCCGACATTGGGGCTGAGAGTCATATTAAGCAGGTGAAAGGGGCGATAAA
This genomic interval from Simkaniaceae bacterium contains the following:
- the secG gene encoding preprotein translocase subunit SecG is translated as MSFLFYLLLTLFLIVAFLLSFVVLIQESKSMGLGSAFGSDNGSSVFGTATADVLKSFTGWMAVVFASLCIILSIWSAAGTQNYMPVPTVIEQASGE
- the def gene encoding peptide deformylase, which encodes MVKLPLCYFGHPVLRKKCAELKEITDEIRTLVDNLKETISPPYDVGISAPQVGKPIRLFITNVIGEDENWHPLFGEPQVFINPVLSDPSDTRICVPEGCLSIPGVYGDVWRPESITIEAMDIEGNLFKERATGYRARVIMHENDHINGVLFIDRLDPKDRRRIEHSLQAIKRKYRS